Below is a genomic region from Echinicola rosea.
AAATGTACTTCTCTCGCAGCTGACCTTCCGGAGTCTCATCAGGCCCTAGCTCCAGCCAAGGTGCCATTCCAGAAAGTAAACGACCAAAAGCTTCCAAATAGGTTACTTCTTCCCTGCCACCGTAGTGGTCTTTCGTCTTCTCGACTGGCATGGTTGCCTTCAGCTTGTTTTCGCTCAATGCTACCAAAACAGGATCTGCAATTTTAGTCAAAGTGTTGACATAATATTCCCTGCTTTCGCTTCCGTTCTGTGTTTCTTGCGAAAAGACCATTTGCACCCCGCTTACAAAAATTAGACATAGGGCAATTGGGACTGATTTCAGTATTTTCATATAATATAATTTTTGCTTATTGGCTCTAAGGAATCCCGCCTTGACCGCCAGACAGGCGCATACTAATCTTCCTCATATCTCCCTCTTCGGCCTTCGTACTACGGTCTTTTTTCTTTACTCTTTATATCTTTATTCTTTCACCTGGTCCTATCCTAATCGGCTACGGACAGGTCTTTGATTTGAATTTGCCTGAACATCACTCCTTGGCCTTCCGACTGGAGTCCGATGTAGCCTTCTGTCAAAAGCTCCCCGTCCACTTTGACCGCCGGATCAAACCCATGGGCCACTTCACCGCCAATTTGTGGTTTGGTGTATCGCAGCACGGTATCGCCGTTGACCATATGGATCACCAGTGAATCTTCGAAAACAATCAAATCTGCCTTCACCCATTCGTCCCAAGGGTAGGTCGCTGAGGTGGAATTAATACAGTGCCTCGGATCCATCTCGCCTTCAAAATATACTTCTGTACCCGGTGAACACATATTCCCTGTGGGCCGCTCCACTCCGGCCTCAGCTTCTGCCAGCATTTGGTATTCTACTGAAATAGGCCAGTCCTGCTCTTTCAAAATACTTTCAGGGGATTGGGAATGGAACATTACGCCGCTGTTTCTGTAGGTGTAGCTCGGCGCATCTTCCAGCCATTCTTCCGTAAACCGGTATTCCCATTTCAAATGAAAAGTGGAAAAAGGCTGTTTGTAAAACAAATGTCCATAGCGTTCATCAAATCCCTCATCATAGCCGTCATAGCTGACCAAAATAGCCTCATCCTCCACCCGAAAGGTATTCCGATAATTTTCACCTGTATGGTGGTGGTGGATTTTGGGTATCCATCCATCAAGATCCTGGCCATTAAAGAGGGGTTGCCATTCCGGCGCTGCTGCTTTTTCGGATGTCACCTTATCGGGAGAGCAAGAGGTCCCGTTTAATAAAAAGGCAGTTGCCACTGCCAAAATCTTGTATTTCATTTATTCCGGTCGTTTATTCCCCTCTAAAATAAACCATTGCTTTTTAACAGAAAAATTGGCCACTTGGAGATTTTACAAAACTTACCCCAAGCGACCAATTTAAATCCAAAATTATCAATAGCCGGCGTTTTGCGTCAGCTCTGCATCTTTGTTCAGATCAATCTCCGTCTGCGGAATGGGCATCAAAAGATGATCTTCGGTCAGCCCATTGGTCGTCTCCAGGGCTCCATCTACCAAAGGTTCCTCACCAGTGAGCCTTTTGGCCCGCTCCACCAATGTGCCGGTACGTACGAGTGTTTTCCGTCTGTTTTCCTCTGCCAACAACTCTCTTACCCTTTCGTCAAGAATAAAATCCAAGTCAATATCCGATGCACTCACCATATCAGCATGGGCCCGATCGCGTAGGACATTGATATCAGCGGCAGCACCGTCCAGGTTTCCTTGCTTCATCCTTGCTTCTGCCCTTAGCAGGTATGTTTCACCTAATCTCATGAGGATAAAATCCTTCCACATCCCCCAGCCAAAGTTGTCCCGCTCATCATACTGGCCCCATTTAAGGGTATAAGGAACGTATTTATAAATGGTATCGGCGGCAAAGATCTTCAAAGAAGAACCATCGCTGAGTGTAAATTCCGCATCTTCACCATAAGGTACTTCTTGCCCCCTGATCGCATCATACCTTGATTCTGGATTGTTAAAATACAAGGTCCGCTTAAGGCTAAACTTAGAATTCCTCATGTCGTTATCCTCGTAGAGGTCGTAAATCACCCAATTGTTCAGTCTCATTCTGGCAATCCCCCTGCCTCCAGTGGTATCAGATGGATGCATTCCTGGGATATCGTGATAAGAAGCTACCCAAACCCTTCGCTGCTGAGGTGCTCCTGAGCTTCCTCCCACAACATCGGCTGGATTTTCTGCCTCCAATACCCAAATTCCTTCGGTATTCCCTTGGCTTCTACGTTGGTTTCCAAAAAGGAACATATCAGAAAAGGCATCACCAGGATCATTAGAACGGACGCCGTACCTCTCCCTCACCAAGCTCAACCTGCCGCTATTGATGATCTCAGTACATTGTGCTTCTGCGTTAGCATCTTCTCCTCTTCTCAGGTACACTTCCGCCAGTAGCTGTCGGGCCATTTCCTTATTGGCACGCCCATCGTCTGCAGCATCACCAATTTGGGGCAGAAATTCTACTGCCTCCAGTAAATCTTCCAAGACGACATTATCCACCTCAGCCACAGTGGTCCGTACAAAGTCCGTCTTGGGTGCTGATAATGGTTCTGTCAACAAGGGTACATCACCAAAATGGGTGACCAAATTGTGATAAGCCAATGCACGAAAGAATTTAGCTTCGGCCCTGAATACAGCCATCTCCTCAGCTGTTACGCCTGCCACCGGGTCTCCAGAAGTACTTTGGATCAGGATATTGGCATTATTGATCAGTCTGTAGTAAGAACCCCATATCTTACGCGCCGCGTTGTCAAGAGAGTTCAGCACGGCATAATCAAAATGCGGCCTTGCATCGCCATTTGAACGTCCTGCAGGTGCCCACGCGATGTCCGTACCCAGCTGCCATACACCGCGGATGGTTTGATCATCAGTGGTGGTAAACATGGTACCATACTGGTAATGCAATCCAATCACAGCAGCTTCAAAGCCCAGCTTGTCGTCCAGCACCTCTGGCGCATAGCTGTCCAATACTTCTTCGTCCAGAAAGTCTTCGCCACATCCGGACAAAACGCCCATCAAACACAGGCCACTGAAGAATAGTTTTATATGTTTTTTCATAGGAATATTCATATCAAGGGTAATTAAAGGGTTAGGTTAAGACCAAAGGAAATCGTTCTGACCAAGGGATAGTTATTTTCCCAACCATCAGATCCACGCGACACCTGAGTATTTTCAGGATCCCAACCAAACCAATTGGTCCAAGTGGCCAGGTTTCTGCCTGCCGCATAAATTGTCAAACCACCGATATTGTACCTGTCCAAAAATGACGGTGGCACCACATAACTTAACCTTACATCTTTAAGCCGTACATAGCTGTAGTCCTCTGCAAACTGATAGCCTCTGTAGCGATTATACGCCGCCAAAGATGGCCAGTAGTCGCTAGGATTATCAGGTGTCCAGTATCCGTAGTCTGCAGGAAGATTTCTTCTCCACGCCTCATCCGCATAGGTCAAGTCCCTGTTGGATTT
It encodes:
- a CDS encoding 3-keto-disaccharide hydrolase gives rise to the protein MKYKILAVATAFLLNGTSCSPDKVTSEKAAAPEWQPLFNGQDLDGWIPKIHHHHTGENYRNTFRVEDEAILVSYDGYDEGFDERYGHLFYKQPFSTFHLKWEYRFTEEWLEDAPSYTYRNSGVMFHSQSPESILKEQDWPISVEYQMLAEAEAGVERPTGNMCSPGTEVYFEGEMDPRHCINSTSATYPWDEWVKADLIVFEDSLVIHMVNGDTVLRYTKPQIGGEVAHGFDPAVKVDGELLTEGYIGLQSEGQGVMFRQIQIKDLSVAD
- a CDS encoding RagB/SusD family nutrient uptake outer membrane protein, which gives rise to MKKHIKLFFSGLCLMGVLSGCGEDFLDEEVLDSYAPEVLDDKLGFEAAVIGLHYQYGTMFTTTDDQTIRGVWQLGTDIAWAPAGRSNGDARPHFDYAVLNSLDNAARKIWGSYYRLINNANILIQSTSGDPVAGVTAEEMAVFRAEAKFFRALAYHNLVTHFGDVPLLTEPLSAPKTDFVRTTVAEVDNVVLEDLLEAVEFLPQIGDAADDGRANKEMARQLLAEVYLRRGEDANAEAQCTEIINSGRLSLVRERYGVRSNDPGDAFSDMFLFGNQRRSQGNTEGIWVLEAENPADVVGGSSGAPQQRRVWVASYHDIPGMHPSDTTGGRGIARMRLNNWVIYDLYEDNDMRNSKFSLKRTLYFNNPESRYDAIRGQEVPYGEDAEFTLSDGSSLKIFAADTIYKYVPYTLKWGQYDERDNFGWGMWKDFILMRLGETYLLRAEARMKQGNLDGAAADINVLRDRAHADMVSASDIDLDFILDERVRELLAEENRRKTLVRTGTLVERAKRLTGEEPLVDGALETTNGLTEDHLLMPIPQTEIDLNKDAELTQNAGY